Within Vigna unguiculata cultivar IT97K-499-35 chromosome 2, ASM411807v1, whole genome shotgun sequence, the genomic segment gctaagttcaagtctctgaatgattctatcaaatccaattccttcatcatcatcatggatGCATGTATAGACTTTCGACTCAAAGCATCTGCAACAACATTTGCTTTTCCAGGGTGATATTGCAACTCAAAGTCGTAATCCTtaagaaattccatccatctacgttgtctcatgtttagctctttttgatcaaaaaggtatttcaaacttttatggtcactaaaaacttcaaaccttgctccatacaagtaatgtctccatattttcaatgcaaacaccactgcagctaattctaaatcatgtgtaggataattaagctcatgttgcttgagttgtcgtgaagcataagctacaacttttctttcttgcatcaacacacatcctaatccttgtccacatgcatcacaatatacctcaaaattttttgtagggtcaggaaggattaaaacaggtgcagatgttaattttttcttcaattcttgaaaactaaactcacatgcttcattccattcgaaaggttttcccttacgtgttaacttagtcaaaggcaatgctaatttagaaaatccttcaatgaattttctatagtagcctgctaatcctaagaaactacgtatttctgtgatattctttggttgttcccaaagcaatactgcttgaacctttgaggggtcaactgcaatgccattttgtgatatcacatgacccaaaaattgaacttctctcaaccagaattcacactttgaccattttccatacaattgtctttctcttagaatttgtaacacaatcctcaaatgcctctcatgttcttcatgatttttggaataaattaaaatgtcgtcaatgaaaacaaccacaaatttatccaaaaattcatgaaaaatacggttcatataatccataaaaatggcaggagcattggtcacaccaaaaggcattaccaagtactcataatgaccgtatcttgtcctaaaagttgtcttttgaatatcttccgccttgactcgaatctgatgataaccagattttaagtcaattttggaatataccacagcacctctcaattgatccatcaaatcatcaatccttggtagagggtatttgttcttaatggtgattttgttaagctgacgataatccacacacaacctcatagtgccatcctttttcttgacTAACAATACTGGCGCACCCCAGGGAGAAACACTAGGTCTGATGAATTGTTTATCCAacaattcttctatttgtttttttcaattctGCTAACTCTAGAGGTGACATCCTATAAGGGGCTATAGACACAGGTCTTGATCCTGGTACCACGTCTATAAtgaattctatttctctttgtggAGGTAACCCAGGAACATCTTCAGGGAAAACATCAAGATACTCACAAACAACAGGAAACTTATTAATGTCTGGAATTTCCTtgacttttaaagaagttaagatcatgtatacttgagatccttttgggatttcattgtggttggtagtactctcttttaattcttttgagtcaaaaacttcacctatgtgtgattcaaaaattaaagtcttatcgtgacagtttaggagaacatggttggaagataaccagtccattccAAGAACAATATCCAAATGAGACAAGGGTAGACATATAAGATTTACAGAAAATTTTCTATTCCCTATAGAAATATTGCAATTTGTACATGCAAGTGAAGTCGTGACTGGAACATTGGTAGGAGTAGACACAGTTAAATCATATGGTAATAAAGAGATAGgtaactttaaatgtttgacacactcatgtgatatgaaagaatgagtagcacctgaatcatatagtacattaacgaggtgaccatttatgatgcatttacCTTGGATTAGATCTTCAGATTGAACAGCTTCAGTACCATTCATCGTGAAGACTCTCCCAGTTGTCTTTGGTCTTCCAAGTTGAttatttcctttgttgttgcttcccccacttccttgctccttaattaactctttgcattcattacgatAATGACCCAACTTCCCACAATTGAAGCAAGTTATAGTCCTTATGGTGCAATTTCTTGACAGATGAGGTCCTCCACAGTGGAAACATTTGATAGGGTTGGTTATTCCTGAATTATTGGCAGGAGAGGAATGTCTTTGTCATGAAGAATTCCATGAAGCATGAGATGGACGTTGGTagggtttcttattattaaaatcatttcttttgtgcCTCAAAGGCCCTCCTTGCCTCCATTGAGTTTGCCTTGCCTTAGTATCAtcctcataaatcctacaacggtttacaagagtgggaaaggaagaaatctctaaataaccaactgcttgtttaatatcaggtctcagtccactttcaaacttggaacaacgggaacgttcatcaactctatcatgaaagtaaagacaaaactttgacaactcgtcaaactttgctgcatattctcctacagacatgattccttgacgaagattaaggaattcaacttctttcctcctccgaagatcctctggaaaatatttttccagaaacttttgtttgaaggcttcccaagtaatttgtctcccttcatcctccaattgttgttttgtaaatctCCACCAGTTTTCAGCTTCTTCAACGAGCATAAATGTAGCAAATGTGACTCTATTTGCATCTGCACACGTTATTgcgatgaaaattttctcaatttctgctatccatgactgagcaccttcaggattaaatccccctttaaatttttgtggattaTTCCTGCGAAAGGTTTctaatccttgattttccatgggttcaacattttgtttttggctcatattttccaggacaattgtcattctttccaacaactcattggtaatgtttggtccattatccatcttttcctgaaagaatgaacaatttccttagttttctttagattttttttttaactattgttaaaacttatccttactacaagtattaattgttgttattacttacttttattagtctacttatcttgcatttctcttttccaagaaaaatgtaagaacaaacaacttgcacctctacttactagtagagactacaaacatggaagacaccatacccaaggtcttgacagaaagaactgctctgataccactcaatgtgacaccccgactactatactaaataattatttcttgataaaaagatatggaattaataattttttttccataagattatccttgagagaacattaataataacataacttcatattcatatatatagtttatatctctataattgttcatgaaatattacaaaaatatatatttgtaaaatattaagagttctacatcagaatagaagattatctatatttttaatatctcctaaacatattaatagaaattatccatgagtcaatcttcagaagatccaccaataatatcccgaacaactctcattgagcaggttcctcttctgctcatgcaacgggtacatatgaaagaaaaaaatatgaaaggagtgaggtctttataagccttaaatatcaatcttaataaactcaacaaacaatgcagacaccgggggcctagatttggacctataaccaccaaacttgatcttgttttaccagacatatggatccatattccacttctgatgatccaatctgaacatcaaaagttgctttgggaagtgattaggtagttgagtatttctcataaaatattggtacaatcataattatttctttctcgagaatattagccattcatcggctcacaaaagagatatatactcactacctaaccttggcgatgccgagcaggtatcggatagtcccaagtttggcctatgaatatcctagtccagggcgctattctgaactatccagatattcacctacttggtaaaacttccttagaccccaccatggtccctgcctttcatcccgtagtgtaccaaactgtgacttcccaaatacaaacactttgacactggtttaatctcaacttattgaaaccagacttaactcttacttaactgacatactcttggatattttcaaaggtcattaaatgtgatgactatcaattcatgtcattgtataaactatacaaagaatataaaacaacgataaaatgtacatacaattttcttacatccaagctcactgaataaaataatatatactttcacttcacatttatttatttttaattgtaaaaataatgataaaataagaatcaaagcaagaactttaaataaataattagataagggtaagaacgttataaataaacaaaaatataaattaaacaggaccagtacgtaattggagattaaataaaataaataaacaggaccaatgcataactggagataaattaaattaaataaaataaataaataggaccagtgcgtaactggagataaataaaataaaataaataaacaggaccagtgcgtaactggagataaataaaaaataaaataaataaataggaccagtgcgtaactggagataaaaataaaataaaataaataaatatgaccagtgcgtaactggagataaataaaataaactaaataaaaaggaccagtgcgtaactggagataaataaaataaaataaataaataggaccagtgcgtaactggagataaataaaaaataaaataaataaataggaccagtgcgtaactggagataaaaataaaataaaataaataaataggaccagtgcgtaactggagataaataaaaaataaaataaataaataggaccagtgcgtaactggagataaataaaaaataaaataaataaataggaccagtgcgtaactggagataaaaataaaataaaataaataaataggaccaatgcgtaactggagataaataaaataaaataaataaataggatcaatacatatttggagattaaataaaataaataaataaacaggatcagtatataattggagattaaataaaataaatataagaggataataaatgaaaataagttaaatgaaagtaaaaagaataatatatgagtcaaaataaataaaagattaatataaaacccatgagcttatcaagattaatatataagagcttaacctcactccccccttaccttattgatcgaagagcacactaataatagTTGTAGAAGACTAAGATCTCTTTGAATgttgctctaaactttctttccctatttttctctttccctctctcactccccccttaccttattgatcgaagagcacactaataatagTTGTAGAAGACTAAGATCTCTTTGAATgttgctctaaactttctttccctatttttctctttccctctcttctttctctttctctttctctctcttctttctctttctctctcctttctttctctctctctttttctttctccttctttcttctttctctttcactttTTACGTAACTTCTTCAtccatattcatatatttatatatgccTATCCATGTGCTAAAGTCATCAttgcttttattaattaaagagataatgtttatctctttagtttttttttcttcttatcttatcttctttttcttcttttttttcttttcttcttatcttttcttcttatcttcttatctcttcttcttcttttcttttttctatattttttttcttttaaaagattcttcatatatttttttttacacacacctatttaattaaaataatttttcctaatatatatatatatatatatataatttgttttgttttgtttttattgttatttttaataagtaaaaactacatcatgataaaatatatttttaatgtttaaattacatcataataaaatataaagcattagtaaaaatagaatttttctaagtgttttatttaaaataaataatacagtttaaaaatagggatgttacaacttCTAACATGGCTCGGATTTTGGAAGAGGCTCTAAGTGCCAGCCTCATCTCAACTCTCAGAAAACTGTCTACACTCAATATGGCGGATACTACAAAACATTGTACAAATCATTGCAATTATAGGCATACCATTGAGGATTCCCATGCCTTGAAAGATAATAAGATAGCGGAACTGATACAAGCTGGACATCTTCATCATTTTGTGAAATGAGATGACAAAAGTTATTCAAGAAGGAATGAACGAGAAGGTTGAGATGATGACAGGTCTTGTCAGGTAGCGTGGTATCGAGAAAATAGGGAGGAAAACTTAAGAAGAAGAGTTTTTGAGAAAGCCAAGGGTCGAGAACCTCATGAAACACCTCTCAAGGGTGTCATTAACATAATTATGGGATGTTTTTCAAGAGGGTGAAatagtggacacaaaaaggttATATAAACATTTTCCTAAAATAAGCCAATGTAATTAATAAGGATCATAAGTGTACCGTATGACCTATCAACACATCAGCCGGCCCCTCGGCCAGACAACCCAAGGATAAGCTGCCGAAGGCCACTCGCTACAGGTGGATTATCCAACAGTTGGGGTTCAAAGTTGTAAACTTTGTTGATGTGGCAATTTCTCCGGAGTGATTTTAGGGAGCTCACAACCGAATGGCCCCAAGGAAAATCACACTGAGATCCTTCTTAATGTGAGCATCGACAAACACTGGCCATGATTTGTCATTCTCATCCAACATTTGGGCACAAGAACATGGCCGATCGGTATGCGAATGCCTAACATTGTGAATCAAGCGGACCAAACAGGTAAAATCTGTAGTAAAAGTAAAGCAGGTCAgtaatcaaatttcaaaaacaattgGGTCGTGATTAAGAAAACCTTAATCACAGGcccatataaaaaaactataaataagatCCCAAAGTAAGTTGGTAAGGACTTTTGcctcgcatttattacaacattaattgCATTCACCATAACGGACttgaactgacttaagcatTAGAACCTAATTGACATGTATCCCGATCGTCTAGACAACCGAACGAGAGGAAAGGAAAGCACACCGAACAGGAGAagtgagaagaagaagaagaagaaggaaagtTTAGTGAAGACTAATTGAGTGTTTTAGATAGGTACTTGATCTCTATACCCAAAACAATAGGTATATAAAGGTGATTCATTTCCGTGTAAAGAGTAtcttaaaaatttatctttGCTAAACTAGTTTACTTATATTACCTCAACTAACTTGAGTGTTGACAACTTAGTTCCACACGAGAACATATACAATTActtaaatttacttaaaaaataaaatagtaaaaaattatgtacgccaaaaaaattaattaaaaaaaattcttgacAATTTTCATAGATAACGATAATTAAATTCCATAATcatataaatactaaaaattaataactcattgaaaataatataaaaatattaaaagtttacaTGACATCTAActaattttaatcttaaactaaTTGACATGAGAATGAGTTTGCATCAATTTGACTTGTTATGATCCATTTGGATAAGTGTGTATTAAATCTGAATACTTTCTACAACATCATTCTAACAATCATATTTAAAGGTCAAAATACGAAAAAAAatcccaaatatcatgcaatatAGTATGATATCAGCGGTCTTGACtcctaataaaaaaatgtatttattttccGATTAGGATACTGGACCTGATTACATATATTTACTGTAATATAAAGATTtgatataaaaactaaaatctgAATGCTCTTAAGGAGTATcgaatttttctttctctaaaatattaattatttttaagtttaataatttttatttttttcctgataataatatatgttcGAGTACATTGCATAGTtccataatatattaatatatttagggTTGGAAGATTAATGCTACCTATCATCATTATACCCAATAGtctaatttaaaaagttaagatgaagataatttaaatacatattcATAATTCAATCCTTCAAAatgtctttaaaaataaaatcatgaaattCAAACTCCGAAAGGAATCtcaaatataattgatttatcataagaatattatttcaacaaacttaaaatctagaagaatatatattattaaaaagttgttttagttattttaattttggaagaaAGATAATTTATATGGGTGGTATGGTTCCACAATCAGAAAACAAAGTTTTGCTTTTTGTCAAAAACCGAAAAAACGTGGCTGTTTCTTGAGACAGTTGTTGCATTCCGACCAGTGACTGAATGGACACAAAATGCGTATCATGCCCTCTAAACTTCAAGTCAACCTCGTcttctatttctatttattgAATTCTCACCACATTCGCCGTTCCCAACAACCAACCACCGCTTATGTTTTAACAGACACTTATATTTCTCATAACCCTTTCAGAACTAATCTCTGTTTAAGgtcgttttaaaaaattaaggaaattgTTCAATCTTTCCGTTTTAATTGTAACTTTTGAGTAAGTTATATCTATCATATAGTAGTTTAATTATCATGACATGTGTTCAATATCTTCATATATTCTTATGTTTTGAcgaaaatgtataatttttgtatGGGCCCATTCTTTTGTCGTTTGTCTTCTGCGTGTAAATTCACGCGGTTAACGAGACttgttttggtttttctttGTACACTTTTGGTAGTACAAAACGTGATAATATTGATTTTAGTAAAATCTAAAGTAATAATACTACTACTCCATCCCATTCTGACTTATACGTTTAATCATAAAGTTTGGAATAAAAGTAGGGTAGGGATGATGATGAGGGTAACGGTTTCATTCTCTcatttgaaacaaaatattcatatttgtattttgtatatttaatgtttatgatttttttatattttttatttaacagtTTCATTGTctcatttgaataaaatattcatatccgtctttttcttttactattttaattaagtaattttttataaaatgaaaatcacattaaaaaaatacatttttaatattaaatataaaaaattataataatacaaatattaaataattgtctattaattatagaaaaaagtaataaaaataatcaaagataaagataaagagtattgagataaaataaatatgtatgtaGTTATTACTGTTCTcatacttaattttaaaaaataagtattatttatACTTGTacttaattaatgtaatttactTTTATCAAAATTAGACGATTTCGAGAATACTCAccaatacaaaattatttgcttgtgtcttttttaacttttttttaagtttataagcAAAAGAATGCCATTGACTTTCACATATTTGAAGTTGCTTTCCATGTTGAATTAAATGTAACAAATTTGGGTTCATAAAATTTGCACATGTAAAgtgaacaaaaataacttttcaagTGAAATAATTTGATGAAAGAGTTTGAGGTTTAAAGAAATACTTAACAAGAGAGAAGGTGAATTAGCAGCAGCACGTGACGTTAACGAGGTGGTTTGAATAACACGGTACTTTGAAGCATTCTTCTGAGTCAGCATGCATTTTCCTCGAAATGTTAGGAACACGTCCACTGCTTATACTACATACCTTAATTTTCTCTCACTCTTTCCACTTGGGTCAACCATATGTTTCTTTACTTCTCACTCCTCCTCCTTCCAAGTCCACCATTCTGTCTCCTACTTCCAATTTTCCTTCtctcctcttttttcttttctcacaaCACCACAATTCTCTCTTTTCCAAAATAGCACACATCTTCTGAGGCCTTATTTCTGTGTTTTTCCATCATGGGGTTCTCATATTTCCCTCCTTTCAAAATGGGCTTTCCGCAAAAAGGATTCTTTTGAGATGAGTTGGTGAGTTCTGTGCTGTATTTACTTCGGGTTTGGCCTCAATTTGGACTGCATGAAATGGCTTCTCTTCTGAGAAAGTTAAGGCCTTCTTCTGCGCCTGTTGCTGCCGTGAAAACTGAAGACAGCATAAACAGCAGCTATGAGTACTCCATTGCCATGGTCTACAATGGCCCTCCTCTCTGTTACTCCATTCCTGAAATTCCTGCTTTCAAAATCGACCAAATTCCAGTTGCAACCATTGCTTCTCTCTCTCACGATGACTTCTCTGTCCCAGTAATCCAACCTCTCAGCAAAAGCCTTAACAAGAGGAAGCAGAACCCGTGCTCACCAGATTCTGCTGTTCCTCAAAACTTGGATTCTCGTACGATTGATTCACCCGCACTTCTGTCTGGTACTGATGGTGATGATGATATGCACGAGAGTTTGGAGACTTTGAAAGTTCCCTGTGCTAGAGATGGCGCCATTCTTAACATAACTTTGGACACCACAGAATCAGGTCCAGGTTCAGGTTCAGGTTCAACCTCTCTTTTTGCTTCCTCTGATGGGATTTGTTCTTTGGGAGAAGAGGAGCAAGCAACAAGTCCGAAGCATGTGAAGCGTGTTTCTGCCGTGACCTTCTGTGATCCTGAGTCAAACTACATGGAGAGCGATAGTGATGAGTTTGGTGATTCTCAGGTTGAGAGTGTTCCTGTGATGGAACGCGCAGTGAGACCTGGGAAGAAGGGTTCTTGCTATAAGTGCCTAAAGGGGAACCGATTCACACCGAAGGAGGTTTGCATTGTTTGCAGTGCAAAGTATTGTCGCAGCTGTGTGGTGAGGGCCATGGGGTCCATGCCACAGGGACGAAAATGTGTGACTTGCATTGGATACAGAATTGATGAAAGAAAAAGGAGGAAACTGGGGAAATCTTCGCGGATGATGAAGCAGTTGCTTTCTGAGTTGATTGTGTCTGAAGTCATGGATAATGAAAAGTCTTGTGAAGAAAATCAAATACCACCAGAGCTTGTTTTTGTCAACTCACAACCTCTGGATCGGGAACAGCTTTTGTTGCTTCTGAATTGTCGAAATCCACCAAAACATCTTAAACCAGGATCCTATTGGTATGATAAAGCATCTGGATTTTGGGGAAAGGTGAAAACTTTATCTCAACAAATACTTACTTTACTTCACTCTGTTTAGGTCGTGTATGGGtgaaaactttattaaactCATGTTCAACAAGCTCTTATTATAATCTGAAAGGTTATGTCTTAAATTTGAAcataactttattaaatttgactGTGCAGGAAGGTCAACCACCCAGTGAGGTTATCAGCCCCCAGCTGGTTGTTGGAGGTCGCTTGGACAAGTATGCAAGCAATGGAGACACAAATGTGATTATAAACGATCGCCTGATTACAAAAAAGGAGTTATGGGTACTGAAGGTTGTTGTCTTGAACAATATCCTATTCTATTGCTGCTtgcacatatattttttatagtattaATCAAACTTTTGCACTGCATTGATTGTTGCAGTTGGCTGGAGTGCCGTGTGAGGGAACACCAAACTTTTGGGTGAACGCTGATGGATCATACAGGGAAGAGGGACAGAAGAATGATAGGGGGTGTATATGGGAAAAGGTGATCATTATTGAGATGCATGCTTCCTTTCCTTGTTTGGTTTTTTATAGCAATAACACCGCTCACTAATATTTTTGGATTTCCCTTTTGCAGCGCACAGCAAGGTTGGCTTGTGCAGTTCTGTCTTTGCCAGTTCCTTCTAAGTCTGCAACTCTTTCTTGTGAAGGTGAAACACCAAACAAAGACAGTCTTCCTCGGAAAATACTTCACAAATTTCTACTTGTTGGTTCTGTCAATTCTGGTGCATGTACTATATTTAAACAGGTAGATTTCTCCTTGAGAGaactcattttttcttttattcatgcGCTGTactatactttttctttatgcttttaATCAAAACCTTCATTTTGAGTGACATTAAAGACTTGATTTTTAGGCCAAGCTTCTGTATAATGTGCCTTTCTCTGAAAATGAGCTcgaaaatatcaagttggtgATCCAAAGCAACCTGTTTTCCTACCTTGGTATTCTGCTGGAGGGGCGTGCAAATTTTGAAACTGAGTTTTTGTTGAAGAATAGGAGAGAAAGGCCTGTGGCTGAATCCACTTCATCAGGTAATCAGTTCTCCCTTCTATAAAAGGTTAACCAGAAGGCCATTTCTATCTGGACTTTGGATGAAGTAGGGGGCAACAATTTTTTGAATATCTTCCTTTGTCTAAATTTTCTGGATAGTGTAGACTGTTGAGGAAGTTCTTAATTAGATGATAGAAGAAGCTTGTCTGCTATTAGTTGGATTGGGGATACGTGTTATGCAGAGAATTCATTAGTTTTAATTTGCAGCAGAGAATATCAGCAGTGATGAAGTTGAAACAACTCCCTATTCCATTGGCCCACGACTGAAAGCTTTCTCAGATTGGCTACTGAAATACATGGTGTCAGGTAACCTTGATGCAATATTTCCTGCTGCTATACGTGAATATGGACCACTTGTGGAAGGTGTGTGGAAGGACAAAGCCATTCAAGCAACGTATGACAGGCGAAATGAACTAGAAATGCTACCTAGAAGTGCAAACTATTTTCTGGACCGGGTAAGTTAATACTAGACAATAAATTGGCATGGTGTTTGCATCGTTGATTAGTTGACACATAATCAGATGATAAAACTAGACAATAAATTTGGATAAGATCTCAATGAAGCTTTATCCTTGTATTATTAGTACAGTTATagtcttgtttttttctttttctcattcaatCCCTTTTGAATGCCATGTGTTTCAATGAGGTTCATGTCGGTTAAGTTGATTGATTACTAGAGATTTTGTGAATTTAAGCAGAGGTGAAATTTTCTTGAACTGATAAACTTTAGCTATAATGATCTGATGAACAATTTATTGTCTCAACTCAACAGTAGATGAATAAATTTGGTTATGAATGTGGTAGGTGCATCACATCAATGAACACCAGCTAGGTTCATCAGAGTCTCATTATCTCTCACATGCAGGCTGTTGAAATTTCCAAGACAGACTACAAGCCATCTGATATGGACATCTTGTACGCTGAGGGCATATCGTTACCCAAAAGCCTCACTTCAATggaattttcttttcctaaattAAGCACTGAGGACTCTTTGCATGCTGATTATCAACATGACTCTTCTCTCAGGTTCGAGCAGTTCTTATCACAGGAGCTTGTTACTTCTTATTTGAGTTTGCAGCCACTAATGTTTTTAAGTTTCTGGGTGATGTGTTAAAAGCTTTAAGTTGTTAACTGATTTCTTACTCCACTTTTTGTTCCATTTATAGATACCAATTGATCAGATTACATCCTAAAAGCCTTGGACCGAAGTGCAAGTGGTTGGAGATGTTCGAAGACACGGATGTTGTAATATTCTCAGTTGCTTTATCTGACTATGATGAGTACATTACAGACAGTGAAGGTGTTTCTACAAACAAAATGATGGTAGCTAAGGCTCTCTTTGAAAACATCATTGCACACCCAGCCtttcataacaaaaaatttcTCCTAGTACTGACCAAATTTGATCTACTTGAGGAAAAGATTGAAGACGTTCCTC encodes:
- the LOC114173520 gene encoding extra-large guanine nucleotide-binding protein 1-like isoform X1; protein product: MASLLRKLRPSSAPVAAVKTEDSINSSYEYSIAMVYNGPPLCYSIPEIPAFKIDQIPVATIASLSHDDFSVPVIQPLSKSLNKRKQNPCSPDSAVPQNLDSRTIDSPALLSGTDGDDDMHESLETLKVPCARDGAILNITLDTTESGPGSGSGSTSLFASSDGICSLGEEEQATSPKHVKRVSAVTFCDPESNYMESDSDEFGDSQVESVPVMERAVRPGKKGSCYKCLKGNRFTPKEVCIVCSAKYCRSCVVRAMGSMPQGRKCVTCIGYRIDERKRRKLGKSSRMMKQLLSELIVSEVMDNEKSCEENQIPPELVFVNSQPLDREQLLLLLNCRNPPKHLKPGSYWYDKASGFWGKEGQPPSEVISPQLVVGGRLDKYASNGDTNVIINDRLITKKELWVLKLAGVPCEGTPNFWVNADGSYREEGQKNDRGCIWEKRTARLACAVLSLPVPSKSATLSCEGETPNKDSLPRKILHKFLLVGSVNSGACTIFKQAKLLYNVPFSENELENIKLVIQSNLFSYLGILLEGRANFETEFLLKNRRERPVAESTSSAENISSDEVETTPYSIGPRLKAFSDWLLKYMVSGNLDAIFPAAIREYGPLVEGVWKDKAIQATYDRRNELEMLPRSANYFLDRAVEISKTDYKPSDMDILYAEGISLPKSLTSMEFSFPKLSTEDSLHADYQHDSSLRYQLIRLHPKSLGPKCKWLEMFEDTDVVIFSVALSDYDEYITDSEGVSTNKMMVAKALFENIIAHPAFHNKKFLLVLTKFDLLEEKIEDVPLRKCEWFSDFKPFISPNMKKGCSNGNNPLLAQSAFQYIAVKFKRLFHSLTHRILFVSLVNGLEPDTVDEALRNGREVMEWEKWDPSIVTDPKSEITSTSIEEPSYT
- the LOC114173520 gene encoding extra-large guanine nucleotide-binding protein 1-like isoform X2 → MASLLRKLRPSSAPVAAVKTEDSINSSYEYSIAMVYNGPPLCYSIPEIPAFKIDQIPVATIASLSHDDFSVPVIQPLSKSLNKRKQNPCSPDSAVPQNLDSRTIDSPALLSGTDGDDDMHESLETLKVPCARDGAILNITLDTTESGPGSGSGSTSLFASSDGICSLGEEEQATSPKHVKRVSAVTFCDPESNYMESDSDEFGDSQVESVPVMERAVRPGKKGSCYKCLKGNRFTPKEVCIVCSAKYCRSCVVRAMGSMPQGRKCVTCIGYRIDERKRRKLGKSSRMMKQLLSELIVSEVMDNEKSCEENQIPPELVFVNSQPLDREQLLLLLNCRNPPKHLKPGSYWYDKASGFWGKEGQPPSEVISPQLVVGGRLDKYASNGDTNVIINDRLITKKELWVLKLAGVPCEGTPNFWVNADGSYREEGQKNDRGCIWEKRTARLACAVLSLPVPSKSATLSCEGETPNKDSLPRKILHKFLLVGSVNSGACTIFKQAKLLYNVPFSENELENIKLVIQSNLFSYLGILLEGRANFETEFLLKNRRERPVAESTSSENISSDEVETTPYSIGPRLKAFSDWLLKYMVSGNLDAIFPAAIREYGPLVEGVWKDKAIQATYDRRNELEMLPRSANYFLDRAVEISKTDYKPSDMDILYAEGISLPKSLTSMEFSFPKLSTEDSLHADYQHDSSLRYQLIRLHPKSLGPKCKWLEMFEDTDVVIFSVALSDYDEYITDSEGVSTNKMMVAKALFENIIAHPAFHNKKFLLVLTKFDLLEEKIEDVPLRKCEWFSDFKPFISPNMKKGCSNGNNPLLAQSAFQYIAVKFKRLFHSLTHRILFVSLVNGLEPDTVDEALRNGREVMEWEKWDPSIVTDPKSEITSTSIEEPSYT